Within the Pelagovum pacificum genome, the region CCGGTCATGGCGACCGACCTGCGGGCCTCCGTGTCGCTGATCCTCGCCGGTCTCGCCGCAGAAGGGGAAACGCGGGTGAACCGGGTCTATCACCTCGACCGCGGCTACGAGCACGTCGAAGAAAAGCTCGGCGCGGTCGGTGCTGACATCGAGCGGGTGGCCGGCGAGTGACCGAAGACGCCCGTTTCGAAGACGGTGGAGAGCAGCCTCTCCGCCTTCGCGCCCTCGATGCCGAGGACCTCGCCGTGATCTCCGGCCTCGTACAGGACGGGGTCTTGCCGGGTGGCGAGATGACGTGGGACCGCAAGGCCCGTCGTTTCGGTATGCTGGTGAACCGCTTCCGCTGGGAGGACGCCCCGAAGGCGCAGGCCCGCGCCCGCGACTACGAACGGGTGCAGGCGGTGATCGCCATTGAGAATGTCGAACTGGTGCGGGTTCAGGGGATCGACCCTTCCGACAAGGACACGGTCTTGTCCGTGCTGGCCATCACGTTCGAGCCGGGCGAGGACGGGGCGGGACATGTCCTCGTCACGCTGGCCGGCGACGGGGCGATCCGGGTGCAGGTCGAGGCGCTCGAAGTGTTGCTGCGCGACGTGACCCGTCCGTACCGCGCGCCCTCCGGCAAGGCGCCCGCGCACGAGTGAGCGCTCTTCGCCGCGGTCCAAAATGAGCGCTCTTTGATTGTCGCTTCCCGGCCCGGTGGCTAAGAGGGGTGGATCAGGAGACGTTTCATGGCCCGCACCCTTTCCACGCGCGATTCCACGTTCGAGACCGAGTTCACGGCGCTTCTCGGTGCCAAACGCGAGGATTCGCCTGACGTGGCGGAGACGGTGGCGAAGATCATCGCCGATGTCCGCAGCCGTGGCGACGCGGCGCTGGTGGAGCTGACCAACCGCTTCGACCGGGTGTCCATCGGAGCCGAGGCGCTGCGCGTCTCCGAGTCCGAGATCGACACCGAGATCGCGAAGGTGACGGACGAGGACCGCGCCGCGCTCGAACTCGCGGCGGAGCGGATCCGCGACTACCACGCCCGACAGCTGCCGCCGGACCAGTCGTGGCAGGATGCGCATGGCGCGACGCTCGGCTGGCGCTGGACGGCTGTCAACGCGGCGGGGCTCTATGTGCCGGGCGGGCTCGCCTCCTATCCCTCGTCGGTCCTGATGAATGCCGTCCCCGCCAAGGTCGCCGGGGTCCGCCGGCTTGCCGTCACTGTCCCTATGCCGGACGGCATCGCCAATCCGCTGGTGCTGCTCGCCTGCCGCCTCGCCGGGGTTGACGAGGTCTACCGGGTCGGCGGTGCGCAGGCGATCGCGGCGCTGGCCTACGGCACCGAGACGGTGCGCCCCGTGGACAAGATCACCGGTCCCGGCAACGTCTTCGTCGCCGCCGCGAAACGCGCCGTCTTCGGGCAGGTGGGCATCGACATGATCGCCGGCCCGTCCGAAATCCTCGTCATCTCCGACGGCACCGGCGACCCCGACTGGATCGCGCTCGACCTGCTCAGCCAGGCGGAGCACGACGAAAGCGCGCAGTCGCTCCTGATCACGACCGATCCCGCGCAGGCGGACGCCGTGCGTGCCGCCGTCGAGGCGCGGCTCGAAACGCTCGAACGGCGCGAGATCGCAGGCAAATCGTGGGAGGAGTTCGGCGCGATCATCACGGTCTCCGACCTCGACGAGGCGGCCGCGCTCTCCGACCGGATCGCGCCCGAGCACCTCGAACTGGTTGTCGACGATCCGGAGACGCTGGCCGCCAAGATCACCAACGCCGGGGCGCTCTTCCTCGGCCAGTGGACGCCCGAGGCGATCGGCGATTACGTCGGCGGGCCGAACCACGTGCTGCCGACCGCCCGGTCGGCGCGCTTCTCCTCCGGCCTGTCGGTGATGGATTTCGTCAAGCGCACGACCATCGCGCGGATGACGCCCGAGGCACTGAAAGCGGTCGGCCCGGCGGCGGAGACGCTGGCGAAGGCCGAGGGACTCGAAGCGCATGGCCTGTCCGTGCGGGCGCGGCTCGACCAGCTGAACGAGGGCGGCGCATGACCCGGATCTGCCATATCGAACTGGAGGAGACCGGCACCTCCGACACGACGCCGGAGATGGTCCAGGAGCGCAAGGTCGCGGTCTACGACCTGCTCGAGGACAACAGCTTCACCCTGCCGTCGCGGGATGGTCGCGAGATCCCGCCCGGCCCCTACCGGTTGACGCTCGGCATCCGCGAGAGGCGCTTCGTCTTCGACATCGGCACCGAAGGCGGCGACCCGGCGGCGGAATTCCACCTGTCGCTCGGGCCCTTCCGGCAGGTCGTGAAGGACTATTACCAGATCTGCGCGAGCTACTACGACGCCGTCCGTTCCGACAGCCCACGCCAGGTCGAGACGATCGACATGGCCCGGCGCGGCATTCACAACGAGGGCGCGCGCGTCCTTCAGGAACGGCTCGACGGCAAGGCCGATATCGACATCGACACGGCCCGGCGGCTTTTCACCCTTCTCTGCGTGCTCAACAAGGAGACCTGACGGTGAAGGCAACGGTCCCGCAGGCTCTTCCAAGTTCGGTCCTGTTCTGCTGCGATCACAACGCCGTCCGCTCGCCCATGGCCGAGGGCATCATGAAGCAGCTCTACGGGCAGGGCTGCTACATCCAGTCCGTCGGCGTGAAGAACGACCTCGAGATCGACGGCTTCGCCATTGCCGTCTGTCAGGAAATAGGTGTGGAGCTGTCGCGCCATCGCGTCCGGTCGTTCGAGAGCATGGAGCAGCTCGGCGACACGCTATCGTCCTTCGATCTGATCCTCGCACTGTCGCCCGCCTCGCAGCGCCGGGCGCTGGAGCTGACGCGCTATTGTCACCTCGAACTGGAATACTGGCCGGTACTCGACCCCACCGGGCTGGGCCGCACGCGGCAGGATCAGCTTGCATCCTATCGCCAGACCCGCGACCAGATCCGCCAGAAACTGATCGACCGCTTCGGAGACCCGACCGCATGACACGCGACGTGCTGGACCGCTACTATGCCGCTTTCAACGCCAAGGACATCGACGCGATGCTCGCCGAACTCGACGAGGACGTGGCCCACCACGTCAACGAGGGCGAGATCCGTCAAGGCAAGGAGGCGTTCCGCGCTTTCTGCGGACATATGTCCGACTGCTATGACGAACATCTGACCGAGATCGAGCTCTTCGCCAGCGACGATGGCAACCGCGCGGCAGCCGAATTCATGGTGAACGGCACCTATCTGAAGACCGACCCCGGCCTGCCCGAGGCCCGTAACCAGGCTTACCGGCTGCCTGGCGGGGCGTTCTTCACCCTGCGCGACGGCAAGATCATCCGCGTCACGACTTACTACAACCTCGCCGACTGGCTGAAGCAGGTCTCATGAGCCTGAGCTATCGCATCCTGCGCGGCGCGGATGTCGAGGATCGGCTCGACGACCTCGCTGCACTGCGGATCGACGTATTCCGCGACTGGCCCTACATCTACGACGGCTCGATGGACTACGAACGTCGCTACATGGCGAGCTACCGCGACAACCCCGACGCCGTGCTGGTCGGCGCCTTCGACGGCGACAGTCTGGTCGGGGCGGCCACCGGCTCTCCGATGGAAGCGCATGGCGAGGATTTCGCCGCGCCATTCGAGGGCACTGACATACCGCTCGCCGAGATCTTCTACTGCGCCGAGTCGGTCCTGCGCGCCGAATACCGAGGGCAGGGGGCCGGCCACGCCTTCTTCGACGCGCGCGAGGCGCATGCCCGCGCGCTCGGCCGCCGTTATTCTGCCTTCTGCTCCGTCATGCGGCCCGATGACCATCCGTTGCGGCCTGCCGATCACCGCGCACTGGACCCGTTCTGGCGCAAGCGCGGCTACGAACCGCTGGAGGGTGTCATTGCCCGCTTCCGCTGGCGCGACGTCGGTGAGACGGAAGAGACCGAGAAGCCCCTGCAATTCTGGATGAAACGGCTGTGAAGGTCGGCGCGCTGGCGTACCGGTGCGAGCGTCTGCCCGGCTGGGTCGCCCACGAGGCGAAGCTCGATCGGCTCTTCGCGGAGGCCGGGCCGGACCTCGCCGTATTGCCGGAATATGCCGCGATGGAAGCGGCGCTGATCGCGGGCGAGCCGGATGGCACGCCGCGGCACTGGCGCGACCGCGCCGCGGAGCGAGCCGGTGACTGGGTCGAACAGGCCAAGCACATCGCCGCGATCCACAAGAGCTGGATCCTCGCCGGCACCGGCCCGGTCGTTACCGACAGAGGAGTCGTGAACCGTGCCTGGCTCGTCTCGCCCGAGGGAGCGGTCGGCACGCAGGACAAGATGATCCTGACCCCCTACGAGCGCACCGAGATGGGTATGGTCCCCGGCGAGTCGCTGACCCTGTTCGACACACCGTTGGGCAAGCTCGGTATCCTTGTCTGCTACGACAGCGAATTTCCCCTTCTGGCACGGGCCCTTGTCGAAGCGGGGGCCGATGCGATCCTCGTCCCTTCCTGCACCGACCTGCCGCAGGGACAGACACGTGTCCGGGTCTCCTGCCGCGCCCGTGCGGTGGAAGGGCAGTGCCTCGTCGTACAGGCGCCGCTTGTCGGACAGGTGTCCGGTTGCGAGCCGATCGACAGCTCGACCGGGCGCGCGGCCGTCTTCACGCCACCCGACCTCGGACTGCCGCCCGACGGGATCCTTGCCCAGACGGAAACCGATCGGCAGGGCTGGGCGTTGGTGGATGTGTCGCTGTCGGACGTGACGGCGGCACGCCGCTCGGGCCAGGTCGGCAACGTTGCCCACTGGTCCGAACAGGATCATCGCGTCACGGATGTCAGGACGCTCCGCCTCTGACGATTTCCCTTGAAAAGCGTGGTGATCGAGCGCATTTACACCGCGTCCGCGCCAAGGCGGGCGATTTATGACGGAGACCACATGGCCAAGGAAGAACTTCTCGAATTCCCCGGCGTCGTGAAGGAGCTCCTGCCGAATGCGACATTCCGGGTCGAGTTGGAGAACGGCCATGAGATCATCGCACACACGGCAGGCAAGATGCGCAAGAACCGCATCCGCGTCCTCGCAGGCGACCGCGTTCAAGTCGAAATGACGCCGTACGATCTGACCAAGGGTCGGATCAACTACCGCTTCAGGTGAATGCCAGGGCGCCAGATCCGGCGCTGAAGCTCGTCCTCGCCTCCGGGTCCCCCCGGCGGCGGGAGCTGCTCGGCCAGCTCGGTATCGTGCCAGCCGCGATCCGGGCGCCCGACATCGACGAGACGCCCGGCAAGGGCGAAAAACCCCGTGATTACGTGAACCGCATTGCCCGCCAGAAGGCGGAGGCGAGCGTGCCGTCCGACGATGAGCTGGTGCTCTGCGCCGACACCACCGTCGCGGCGGGCCGCCGGATCATGGGAAAGCCCGCCGACCGTGCCGAGGCTGACGCCTTTCTGCGCCTGCTCTCGGGGCGCCGCCACCGGGTCATCACCGCCATTGCCGCCCGGCGCGGCGACGAGATCCGCGTGAAGGATGTGGAGACCGCGGTTAAGATGAAGGTGCTCTCGGAAACCGAGATCAGCAACTACCTCGACACCGGCGACTGGGACGGCAAGGCGGGTGCCTACGCGATCCAGGGGCCGGCGGGTGCCCTGATCCCTTGGATCAACGGATCCTTCACCGGTGTCGTCGGCTTGCCGCTGGCGGAGACGGCGACCCTGTTGCGCACCATGGGACTGGTATTCGGAGGCAAGCCATGAAGGGCCGCCGCGTCGTTCTCGACCATATCAACGGGCAGGAGGCCGCCGCGCTGCTGGTCGACGGCCAGCTCGACGACTTCCTGATCGACGATCCCGACCGGCCACGACCCGGCACGATCTATCGCGCGATCTGCGACCGGCCGATGAAGGGGCAGGGCGGCATGACCGTGCGCCTGCCCGATGGCGGGTCGGGATTTCTGCGCCAGGTCAAGGGCTTGTCGCCCGGGCAACCGCTTCTCGTACAGGTGACCGGATACGTGGAAGACGGCAAGGCCGTGCCGCTGACGCCGAAGATCCTGTTCAAGAGCCGCTACGCCATTGCCACGCCCGATGCGCCGGGGCTCAACGTCTCCCGCCGCATCCGCGAGGAGGAGGAACAGGTCCGCCTGAAGGACATCGCCCACGACCTCGTCCCTGACGGCATGGGCCTGATCCTGCGTTCCGCCTGCGAGGGGGCGTCGGAAGAGGATATCGCCGAGGACATCACCGCCATGCTCTCGCTCGCGGACGCCGTCGCGGCGGATGCCGAGGGTCGCGAGCCGTTGTCGCTGATCGACGGTGACAGCCCGCACACGCTCGCCTGGCGGGAGTGGGAAGGCGTGCAGGACGTCGTGACGGAGCCGGGCGGGTTCGAGCGTGAAGGCGTGCTTGATGCGCTCGAGACGCTGACCGCCGGCGTCGTGCCGCTCGGCGCGGGCGACATGGCGGTCCAGCCGACCCGTGCGCTCGTCGCGGTGGATGTCGACACGGGCGGTGACACTTCGCCTGCGGCGGGTCTGAAGGCGAATATCGCGGCGGCCAAGGCGCTACCGCGCACGTTGCGGGTGCTCGGCCTCGGCGGGCAGATCACGGTTGATTTCGCGCCGATGTCGAAGGCCAACCGCAAGCAGGTCGAAACCTCGCTGCGCGCCGCCTTCCGGTCCGATCCGATCGAGACGGCCCTCGTCGGATGGACCCCGCTTGGCCATTACGAGTTGCAGAGGAAACGCGAACGCGCGCCGCTCGCGCGTGTCTGGAGGCCCTGATGAGCTGCCCGATCTGCGGCAAGGTAACGGATGAGAAGGTCCGCCCGTTCTGCTCCAAGCGCTGCGCCGACATCGACCTCGCCAAGTGGCTTGGTGGCGACTATCGCCTGCCGGGCGAGCCTGCGACGGAAGAGGATTTCGACGAGGCCGAGCGCGAGGAGCGCCGCAATCTCCCCCACTGACCCCGTCGTTTGGTGATCCTCAGTCGCCGAGGATGCGGCTGACCATCTCGCGCGTGTCCCGGCTCAGGTTCGGCGTGTCGAGAATGCGTTGCAGCGCGGCGCGCATCTTCTCCTGCCGCCCGGTGTCATAGCGCTCCCACGTGTCGAACGCCGTCGAGCCGCGTGCGGCGATCGACGGGTTCACGGGGTCGAGCCGGATCAGCCAGTCCGCCATCAGCTCGTAAGCCTTGCCCGACGGGTCATGGAAGCCCGCCGGATTGGCGTTGGCCAGCGGCGAGAAAACGGAGCGGAAGCGGTTCGGGTTCTTCCAGTTGAACGCCGGGTGCCCGGTGAGGCGGTCCGCCGTCGTGGCGGCGTCCTCGGGTGCGGCGCTGGCGACCTGAAGCGAGAACCACTTGTCCATGACCAGCGGATCGTCGCGCCATTTCGTTTCGAAATCAGCGAGTTGCGCATCGCCCTTGCCGATGTTGAGCAGTGCGCTCAGCGCCGCGAGCGACAGGGTCATGTTGTCTGCGCTGTCGTATTGCGCCGCAGCGCGTGCGCCATCGTCGCGCCGCGACAGCAGCCCGAGACACCGGTTGGCGAGGCTGCGTTTGCCCGCTGCGGCCGCGTCGGGGCTGTAGGGGCCGGGGACCTGGTTTTCGTCGAAGGTCTTTGCCAGCAGCGGTTCCAGCTCTTCCGCGATGCGGTCGCGCAGCGCTTCGCCCGCCGCGTGGATCGCGGTCGGATCGGGGGTCTTGCCCGCCGCGTGCAGCCCTTGGGCGATATCGTCCTCGGACGGCAGGCCGAGCACCAGCGCCTTGAACGCCGGGTCGAGGTGCGTGTCGCGCAGCACGGACGAGATGCCTTTCACGAGATGCGCATCGTCCGCCTCTTCACCCGCAGCGCGCTTGAGCAGCACTTCCCGCGACAGGTTGCGGCCCGCTTCCCAGCGGTTGAACGGGTCGGTGTCATGGGCCAGCAGGAAGGCATTCTCTTCCGTCGGGCGCTCGAATTCCACGATCACCGGCGCGGAGAAGCCCCTGAGCAGTGATGGAACGGGCCGCGCCACGTCCTTTCCCTGTCGCTTGCATAGGTCGGCGATGTCGTAGGTCAGAACCTCGGTCTCCTGGCTCATCTCGACCATCGTGGTGCCGACGATTTCCGCCCCGTCGGGGTGCAGAAGTCCGATCGCCACGGGGATCACCAGCGGCAGCTTGTCGGACTGGCCCGGCGTCGGAGGCGTGCTTTGCGTCAGCGTCAGCTTGTAGGTCTGTCCGTCCCAATCCTCCTTCACCGACAGGCGCGGCGTCCCGGCCTGCGAATACCAGCGTTTGAACTGTTCGAGGTCGCGGCCCATCGTGTCCGCGAAAGCGGCGAGCCAATCCTCGATCGTGACGGCCTCACCATCGTGCCGTTCGAAATAGAGGTCACAGCCGGCGCGCCAGGCGTTGTCGCCGACGAGGCGTTTCAGCATGCCGACGACCTCCGCCCCCTTCTCGTAGACGGTTAGCGTGTAGAAATTGTTGATCTCGACGAAGCTTTCCGGCCGCACCGGGTGGGCGAGGGGGCCGCCGTCCTCGCGGAACTGGCGGGCGCGCAGCAAGAGAGCGTCCTCGATCCGTTTCACCGGGGCGGAGCGCATGTCGGACGTGAACTGCTGGTCGCGGTAGACGGTCAGGCCTTCTTTGAGCGACAGCTGGAACCAGTCGCGGCAGGTGACGCGGTTGCCGGTCCAGTTGTGGAAGTACTCGTGAGCTATCACGCCCTCGATCCGCTCGAACTCCGCGTCGGTGGCGGTCTCGGGAGAGGCGAGAACCAGCGCGGAGTTGAAAATGTTCAAGCCGGTATTCTCCATCGCCCCGGCATTGAAGTCACTAACGGCGACGATGTTGAAAATGTCCAACTGGTACTCTCGGCCGTAGGTCTCTTCATCCCACTTCATGGAAGCCTTGAGAGACTCAAGACCCCAGGCGCACTTGTGCTCGTCCCCCTTGCGGACCCAGATCGCAAGGTCGACCTCGCGCCCCGACCGCGTCGTGAAAGTATCGCGCACCGGCTGCAGGTCGCCGGCCACCAGCGCGAAGAGGTAGGCCGGCTTGGGCCAGGGGTCGTCCCATTCGGCAAAGCCCTTGCCGGATGCCACCGGGTTGCCGTTCGACAGGAGAACGGGAAGGTCGCTTTCGATACGCACGCGGAACCGGGCGAGCACGTCGGGGCGGTCGGGATAGAAGGTGATCCGCCGGAATCCTTCAGCCTCGCACTGAGTGCTGAAGATGCCGTTGGACATGTAGAGCCCTTCGAGGGCGGTGTTCTCCTCGGGCGATATCTCGACCTCGGCTTCCCACAGGAAGGGCCGATCCGGGACGTCGCAGGTGAGGCCGCGGTCGGTCACGTCGGGGCTCACCGGCTCGCCGTCGATCGCGGCGGAGATCAGCCGAACGGACTCGCCATGAAGGAAGAACGGGGCGGCCGGCGCCGCCGGGTCGGGACGGAATGCGATGCGCGATAGCACGCGCGTCGCTTTTGGCGAGAGCTTGAAGGTCAAATCAACGCGATCGACCTTCCAAGGAAACGCCTTGTAATCACTCAGAAAAATCTTCTCGTGCTGGTTGTCCGGCATGATGCCCTCTCGGAACTCGGGTTTCCCGCGGACGTTATGTTTGTGAATCTCTGCCCGCAAGGCAGTGGAACACAGGAGACAGACATGTCCGCACCCGAAACAAACGTCGACAAGCAGGCAAAGCGACACAGACCGTCGATCGTAGGGATCTCGGTGGTCCTTATCTTCGTCGCCATCATCACGGTCGTCTTCAGCGTCTGGCTGTTCGCCGCAGGCGATGAGCCCGAAGGCGCGGATACGCAGATCGACGGACGCACCGGTGAAGTGGTGAGCGGAGAGGGTGACACGGCCCCGGCCGCGAATGGTGAAGAGCCCGCCGATTGATCCCGTGCCCTTGTTGCGCCCCTGAAAGTTCTGTCTACTCGCGCCGACTGTCATTGAAGGAGCGACGACATGGCCGAAGTGGATCGCAACGGGCTTAAGGTCGCCGGGGAGCTTGCGGCGTTCATCGAGGACAAGGCCCTGCCCGGGACGGGAGTCTCGGCAGATACGTTCTGGTCGGGGTTTGCGTCCATCCTGGCCGACCTCGCACCCCGCAACAGAGAGTTGCTGAAGGTCCGACAGGACATTCAGGACCAGATCGACCGGTGGCATCTCGATCGCGAGAGCCAGCCCTTCGATTCAACGGCTTACGAGACGTTCCTGCGTGAAATCGGCTATATCGTGCCGGAAGGGGACGACTTCAGCATCGACACTGGCGGGGTGGACCCGGAGATCGCGGAGATCGCCGGGCCGCAGCTTGTCGTGCCGATCACCAATGCCCGCTTCGCGCTGAACGCCGCCAACGCGCGATGGGGATCTCTGTACGACGCCCTTTACGGCACCGATGCGCTTGGCTCGCTGCCGACCGGCAAGGGCTACGACGAGGCGCGCGGCGCGCAGGTGATCGAGAAGGCGAAGGAGTTTCTCGACAAAACGTTTCCGCTGGCCAGCGGCTCGCACGCCGACCTCGATGGGTACGTTGTTGAAGACGGCGCTCTGAGCGGCACGATCGGCAGCGACAAGGTTGGCCTCGCCGATCCGTCGCAGTTCGCCGGCTATCTGAAGGACGACCTCTGCGAACTGCAAATCCTGCTTCAGAACAATGGCCTGAAAGCCGAAGTTCTGATCGACCGGACCTCGCAGATCGGCGGATCGGACAAGGCGGGCGTGTCGGACATCTGGCTGGAATCCGCGATCTCGACCATCATGGATTGCGAAGATTCCGTGGCCTGCGTCGATGCCGAGGACAAGGTACTCGCCTATTCCAACTGGCTCGGCCTGATGAAAGGCGACCTTGAGGAGACGTTCACCAAGGGCGGCGAGCAGATGACCCGCAAGCTGAACCCGGATGCGAGCTACCTCGCGCCGAACGGGGACAGCGTAGAGGTGAAGTGCCGCTCGCTCATGCTGGTGCGCAACGTCGGCCACCTGATGACGAACCCCGCGATCCACCTTCCCGACGGCAGCGAAGTGCCGGAAGGGCTGATGGACGCGATGATCACCACGCTGATCGCGATGCACGACCTGAAGAAGGACAGCGGGCCGCGCAACTCGCTCCACGGGTCGGTCTACGTCGTGAAGCCGAAGATGCACGGTCCGGAGGAAGTCGCCTTCGCCAGCGAGATCTTCGACCGCGTGGAAGAGGTGCTTGGCCTGCAGCGCTATACCGTGAAGCTCGGCATCATGGACGAAGAGCGCCGGACCTCCGTGAACCTCAAGGAATGTATCCGCGCCGCGAAGAACCGGGTGGCCTTCATCAACACCGGCTTCCTCGATCGCACCGGCGACGAGATCCACACCTCGATGGAGGCCGGTCCGATGATCCCGAAGGGGGAGATGAAGGACAGCGCCTGGATCAAGTCCTACGAGGATCGCAACGTCGATATCGGGCTCGCCTGCGGGCTGAAAGGCAAGGCGCAGATCGGCAAGGGCATGTGGGCGATGCCGGACAAGATGGCCGACATGCTGACGGCCAAGATCGGCCATCCCAAGGCGGGCGCGACCTGTGCCTGGGTTCCGTCGCCGACCGCCGCCACCTTGCACGCGACCCATTACCACGAAGTGAACGTCTTCGACGTGCAGGACAAGATCGCCGCCGGCGGAGCGCGCGGCACGCTCGAGGACCTGTTGACCATTCCGGTCGCCACCGGGCGCAACTTCGAGATCGAAGAGGTGACCCGCGAGGTCGAGAACAACTGCCAGGGTATCCTCGGCTACGTCGTGCGCTGGATCGACCAGGGCGTCGGCTGCTCCAAAGTGCCCGACATCAACGATGTCGGCCTGATGGAAGACCGTGCGACGTGCCGGATCAGCTCGCAGGGGCTGGCGAACTGGCTGCATCACAACGTGGTCACGCCCGACCAGGTGATGGCGGCGATGCAGAAGATGGCCGAGGTCGTCGACCGGCAGAACGCCGGTGACCCGAGCTACGAGCCGATGGCGCCTGACTTCTCCGGTGTCGCGTTCCAGGCGGCCTGCGACCTTGTCTTCAAGGGCCGCGTCCAGCCGTCGGGCTACACCGAACCCGTTCTGCACAAGCGCCGGCTCGAGAAAAAGGCGCAGGCGTGAGCCTCCCCGTGATCACCGAAGCCCGCCGCATCGACAGCGGCCGGCTGGAGACACGTGTGCTCTCCCACGGGCCGGAAGACGGGGTGCCGGTGGTGTTCGTGCACGGCAACCTCTCTGCCGCGACGTGGTTCGAAGAGACGATGATGCGGCTGCCGGACGGTTTCCGCGCCATCGCGCCCGACCTGCGCGCCTATGGCGAGGCTGACCCCGAGGCCAAGGTCGACGCGACGCGCGGGCTGAAGGACCTGTCCGA harbors:
- a CDS encoding carbon-nitrogen hydrolase family protein; the encoded protein is MKVGALAYRCERLPGWVAHEAKLDRLFAEAGPDLAVLPEYAAMEAALIAGEPDGTPRHWRDRAAERAGDWVEQAKHIAAIHKSWILAGTGPVVTDRGVVNRAWLVSPEGAVGTQDKMILTPYERTEMGMVPGESLTLFDTPLGKLGILVCYDSEFPLLARALVEAGADAILVPSCTDLPQGQTRVRVSCRARAVEGQCLVVQAPLVGQVSGCEPIDSSTGRAAVFTPPDLGLPPDGILAQTETDRQGWALVDVSLSDVTAARRSGQVGNVAHWSEQDHRVTDVRTLRL
- a CDS encoding DNA gyrase inhibitor YacG encodes the protein MSCPICGKVTDEKVRPFCSKRCADIDLAKWLGGDYRLPGEPATEEDFDEAEREERRNLPH
- a CDS encoding Maf family protein, producing MNARAPDPALKLVLASGSPRRRELLGQLGIVPAAIRAPDIDETPGKGEKPRDYVNRIARQKAEASVPSDDELVLCADTTVAAGRRIMGKPADRAEADAFLRLLSGRRHRVITAIAARRGDEIRVKDVETAVKMKVLSETEISNYLDTGDWDGKAGAYAIQGPAGALIPWINGSFTGVVGLPLAETATLLRTMGLVFGGKP
- a CDS encoding ribonuclease E/G, yielding MKGRRVVLDHINGQEAAALLVDGQLDDFLIDDPDRPRPGTIYRAICDRPMKGQGGMTVRLPDGGSGFLRQVKGLSPGQPLLVQVTGYVEDGKAVPLTPKILFKSRYAIATPDAPGLNVSRRIREEEEQVRLKDIAHDLVPDGMGLILRSACEGASEEDIAEDITAMLSLADAVAADAEGREPLSLIDGDSPHTLAWREWEGVQDVVTEPGGFEREGVLDALETLTAGVVPLGAGDMAVQPTRALVAVDVDTGGDTSPAAGLKANIAAAKALPRTLRVLGLGGQITVDFAPMSKANRKQVETSLRAAFRSDPIETALVGWTPLGHYELQRKRERAPLARVWRP
- a CDS encoding UPF0262 family protein; translated protein: MTRICHIELEETGTSDTTPEMVQERKVAVYDLLEDNSFTLPSRDGREIPPGPYRLTLGIRERRFVFDIGTEGGDPAAEFHLSLGPFRQVVKDYYQICASYYDAVRSDSPRQVETIDMARRGIHNEGARVLQERLDGKADIDIDTARRLFTLLCVLNKET
- the hisD gene encoding histidinol dehydrogenase, whose protein sequence is MARTLSTRDSTFETEFTALLGAKREDSPDVAETVAKIIADVRSRGDAALVELTNRFDRVSIGAEALRVSESEIDTEIAKVTDEDRAALELAAERIRDYHARQLPPDQSWQDAHGATLGWRWTAVNAAGLYVPGGLASYPSSVLMNAVPAKVAGVRRLAVTVPMPDGIANPLVLLACRLAGVDEVYRVGGAQAIAALAYGTETVRPVDKITGPGNVFVAAAKRAVFGQVGIDMIAGPSEILVISDGTGDPDWIALDLLSQAEHDESAQSLLITTDPAQADAVRAAVEARLETLERREIAGKSWEEFGAIITVSDLDEAAALSDRIAPEHLELVVDDPETLAAKITNAGALFLGQWTPEAIGDYVGGPNHVLPTARSARFSSGLSVMDFVKRTTIARMTPEALKAVGPAAETLAKAEGLEAHGLSVRARLDQLNEGGA
- a CDS encoding ketosteroid isomerase-related protein, yielding MTRDVLDRYYAAFNAKDIDAMLAELDEDVAHHVNEGEIRQGKEAFRAFCGHMSDCYDEHLTEIELFASDDGNRAAAEFMVNGTYLKTDPGLPEARNQAYRLPGGAFFTLRDGKIIRVTTYYNLADWLKQVS
- the infA gene encoding translation initiation factor IF-1; this encodes MAKEELLEFPGVVKELLPNATFRVELENGHEIIAHTAGKMRKNRIRVLAGDRVQVEMTPYDLTKGRINYRFR
- a CDS encoding GNAT family N-acetyltransferase, whose translation is MSLSYRILRGADVEDRLDDLAALRIDVFRDWPYIYDGSMDYERRYMASYRDNPDAVLVGAFDGDSLVGAATGSPMEAHGEDFAAPFEGTDIPLAEIFYCAESVLRAEYRGQGAGHAFFDAREAHARALGRRYSAFCSVMRPDDHPLRPADHRALDPFWRKRGYEPLEGVIARFRWRDVGETEETEKPLQFWMKRL
- a CDS encoding DUF2948 family protein; this encodes MTEDARFEDGGEQPLRLRALDAEDLAVISGLVQDGVLPGGEMTWDRKARRFGMLVNRFRWEDAPKAQARARDYERVQAVIAIENVELVRVQGIDPSDKDTVLSVLAITFEPGEDGAGHVLVTLAGDGAIRVQVEALEVLLRDVTRPYRAPSGKAPAHE
- a CDS encoding arsenate-mycothiol transferase ArsC; translated protein: MKATVPQALPSSVLFCCDHNAVRSPMAEGIMKQLYGQGCYIQSVGVKNDLEIDGFAIAVCQEIGVELSRHRVRSFESMEQLGDTLSSFDLILALSPASQRRALELTRYCHLELEYWPVLDPTGLGRTRQDQLASYRQTRDQIRQKLIDRFGDPTA